A genomic region of Christiangramia sp. OXR-203 contains the following coding sequences:
- a CDS encoding zinc-binding alcohol dehydrogenase family protein yields the protein MKAIGFTRSLPISNISSLNEYESDKPSCSSNELLVKIKAISINPVDYKVRKNSAENEELNEPKIIGWDAAGVVENVGSNVENFSVGDEVYYAGDITKPGCYAEYQCIDDAIVAKKPAKLNWMESAALPLTALTAWECIFDRMNIAEGEGKDEKVLIIGGAGGVGSIAIQILKELTQFEVIATASREDTVEWCKKMGADRVVNHHKLLEELDKETDSISYILNFADTSGHWEAMTKLIAPQGHIACIVNTSENVDLNVLKEKSISFHWELMFTRSMFDTKDKSKQHEILTRVSELADTGKIISTKNREFHGLNAEVFREVHKLQESGKSIGKNVIEF from the coding sequence ATGAAAGCAATTGGATTTACTAGATCACTCCCTATTAGCAATATTTCAAGTCTGAATGAATATGAAAGTGATAAACCTTCCTGTAGTTCTAATGAACTTTTAGTAAAGATTAAAGCAATATCGATAAACCCGGTTGATTATAAGGTAAGAAAAAATTCGGCGGAAAATGAAGAGTTAAACGAACCGAAAATAATTGGATGGGATGCAGCTGGAGTTGTTGAAAATGTCGGCAGTAACGTGGAGAACTTTAGCGTTGGAGATGAAGTGTATTATGCTGGTGACATAACGAAACCTGGTTGTTATGCAGAATACCAATGTATAGATGATGCAATTGTAGCCAAAAAACCAGCTAAGTTAAACTGGATGGAATCTGCTGCCTTACCACTTACTGCCTTAACCGCCTGGGAATGTATTTTTGACAGGATGAACATTGCTGAAGGTGAGGGAAAAGATGAGAAGGTACTCATCATTGGTGGTGCTGGTGGTGTTGGCTCTATTGCGATTCAAATCTTAAAAGAATTGACTCAGTTTGAAGTGATTGCAACAGCATCTCGAGAGGATACAGTTGAGTGGTGTAAAAAGATGGGCGCAGATAGAGTTGTGAATCACCATAAATTGCTAGAAGAACTGGATAAAGAGACAGACTCGATCTCGTATATTCTTAATTTCGCAGATACATCTGGACACTGGGAAGCGATGACAAAATTAATCGCTCCACAAGGTCATATCGCTTGTATCGTAAATACTTCAGAGAATGTAGATCTTAATGTCTTAAAGGAAAAAAGTATAAGTTTTCACTGGGAATTGATGTTTACGAGATCCATGTTTGACACCAAAGATAAATCTAAGCAGCACGAAATATTGACGCGAGTTTCTGAATTAGCAGATACTGGCAAGATTATATCGACTAAAAACAGAGAATTTCATGGTTTGAATGCTGAAGTTTTTAGAGAGGTTCACAAGCTTCAGGAATCTGGCAAATCTATAGGTAAAAATGTAATTGAATTTTGA
- a CDS encoding Crp/Fnr family transcriptional regulator, with protein MPADIIDHISREIDLSELEKTEFRSILSEVSLHKKELLIKPGQTVQDEYFVVEGCLRAYYLDEQGNKHIIQFAIEDWWISDFEAFFTNQPSKLYVEAIEDSKLLSLNRTLLEELYNRIPKFERFFRLKTTGAFVSLRKRILSSLEKSNKERYLDFCETYPEIEKRVQNYHIANYLGMKPESLSRIRKELA; from the coding sequence ATGCCTGCAGATATCATTGATCACATTAGCCGGGAAATTGACCTTTCGGAATTGGAGAAGACTGAATTCAGAAGTATTCTTTCTGAAGTTTCTCTTCATAAAAAGGAACTTCTTATTAAACCGGGGCAAACCGTACAAGATGAATATTTTGTAGTAGAAGGTTGTTTGCGTGCATACTATCTCGATGAGCAGGGAAATAAGCATATAATCCAGTTTGCCATAGAAGACTGGTGGATCAGTGATTTTGAAGCCTTTTTTACGAATCAACCATCAAAGCTTTATGTAGAAGCAATAGAAGACTCAAAACTATTATCCTTAAACCGTACACTCCTGGAAGAGCTATATAATAGAATTCCGAAATTTGAGCGTTTTTTCAGACTAAAAACCACCGGTGCATTTGTTTCACTTAGAAAAAGGATCCTTTCATCACTTGAGAAATCTAATAAAGAAAGATACTTGGATTTTTGTGAAACCTATCCAGAAATAGAAAAGCGTGTCCAGAATTACCATATCGCTAATTATTTAGGGATGAAACCAGAAAGCCTTAGTAGAATTCGAAAGGAACTTGCTTGA
- a CDS encoding dodecin family protein — protein MGIVKVIEVIAASEKSFDDAVQKAVTEAAKTVKNIRSVYVKEMKAHVDGDKITSYAVNAKISFDKTS, from the coding sequence ATGGGAATTGTAAAAGTGATTGAAGTGATTGCCGCTTCAGAAAAAAGTTTTGATGATGCAGTACAAAAAGCAGTTACAGAAGCTGCAAAAACGGTAAAGAATATAAGGTCAGTCTACGTTAAAGAGATGAAAGCTCATGTAGATGGGGACAAGATTACTTCTTATGCTGTAAATGCTAAAATATCTTTCGATAAAACTAGTTAG
- the upp gene encoding uracil phosphoribosyltransferase — translation MQVHELSQNNSIANKFISQLRDVHVQKDRMRFRRNIERLGEIMSYELSQELNYNKQAIETPLGTSEIAQPDNEVVICSILRAGLPLHQGILNYFDDAENSFISAYRHHPNNDENFEVLVEYMASPSLEGKTLILADPMLATGKSFANVLKAIAPMGKPAKIHLVSVIGSSEGIEFLKSEFPDNSKLWIATIDNELDKNGYIVPGLGDAGDLCYGQKLQH, via the coding sequence ATGCAGGTTCACGAACTATCCCAAAATAATTCTATCGCTAATAAATTTATAAGTCAACTGAGAGACGTACATGTGCAAAAGGACCGCATGCGCTTCCGTAGAAATATTGAGCGACTGGGAGAGATCATGTCTTATGAACTTAGCCAGGAACTCAATTACAATAAGCAAGCGATTGAAACGCCGCTTGGAACTTCTGAAATTGCTCAGCCAGACAATGAGGTTGTGATCTGTTCTATATTACGAGCAGGTTTGCCATTACACCAGGGAATCCTTAATTATTTTGATGATGCTGAAAATTCCTTTATTTCGGCTTATAGACATCATCCCAACAATGATGAGAATTTTGAAGTTCTAGTGGAATATATGGCTTCGCCTTCTCTGGAAGGTAAAACTCTAATTCTGGCAGATCCCATGCTTGCAACGGGAAAATCTTTCGCCAATGTTTTAAAAGCAATTGCCCCAATGGGAAAACCTGCGAAAATCCACCTTGTTTCTGTTATTGGCTCTTCGGAAGGAATTGAATTTTTAAAGTCAGAGTTTCCTGATAACTCTAAACTCTGGATCGCTACGATAGATAATGAACTGGATAAAAATGGTTATATAGTACCTGGTTTAGGTGACGCTGGAGATCTTTGTTACGGTCAAAAACTTCAGCATTAA
- a CDS encoding BamA/TamA family outer membrane protein, giving the protein MKIRISVIILIAVALFQSCSVEKFIPEEESLYTGAEISIESDSTIKEKPQLKAELQSVLRPEPNAQILGMRPGLYFHYKAQREKPGIINKFLNKKLGEEPVYLSDVDLENTEELLLNRLENRGFFYSNVTSGEIKDEDAKTAFVNYDLNVPEPYTMASYQLDNDTLLVYREIKSNLEKTLLEDGMRFDLPKLKLERERIDLFLKGEGFYNFNPGFLIFEADTNQYDKKKFDLFLRLKKDVPAKSVIPYRISNVNVYANYNVDEDSVTNNYKRFEDKNYFQDELFFKPKYLDPYLLIETGDNFSPEASRATSRRLGTIGAYKFVNIRYDEVDTLAVDSIGLLEANIFLSPLKKRAIKAELQALTKSNNFAGPHLGVTFSNRNLFKGGERLDISANFGYEVQLGDGGIPGKNSLNFALSNDLIVPRLLFPIEFNNNFFRYDIPKTRISLGGDYLKRAQLFTLTSLNAAFGYFWNANRYVTHELNPIDLNFIRLGNESEEFEEILRENPILESSFDQEFIAGLTYSFTYNGMIDTKKKHVFFLNSNFDIAGNSMSLIGSENEEGKNEVFGLDYAQYAKLDMDFRYHYRFDNQSLIATRLFGGYGIPYGNSDVMPFSKQYFSGGPYSVRAFRTRSLGPGTFQGVEDSEQYRDQSGNIRIEANAEYRFPIVTYLNGAFFVDAGNVWNSKSQEETGFEQGQFQSDFINELGIGAGAGLRIDIQSFVIRFDLAFPIHDPNEPQGERWVNDFGSPVFNFAIGYPF; this is encoded by the coding sequence ATGAAAATTAGAATTTCAGTAATCATATTAATAGCTGTAGCACTATTTCAGTCCTGCAGTGTGGAAAAATTCATACCTGAAGAAGAATCACTTTATACCGGTGCCGAGATCAGTATAGAATCTGATTCCACGATTAAGGAGAAACCACAATTGAAAGCTGAATTGCAGAGTGTTCTTAGGCCAGAGCCGAACGCGCAAATCCTGGGAATGAGACCAGGACTTTATTTTCATTATAAAGCACAACGCGAGAAGCCGGGAATCATCAATAAATTTTTAAATAAAAAATTAGGAGAGGAACCAGTGTATCTGTCAGATGTTGATCTCGAAAATACGGAAGAATTACTTCTGAATAGATTGGAAAACAGAGGTTTCTTTTATTCGAATGTAACTTCAGGAGAAATAAAAGATGAAGATGCTAAAACAGCCTTTGTAAATTATGATCTAAATGTGCCGGAGCCTTACACAATGGCCTCATATCAGCTAGATAATGACACATTATTAGTGTATCGTGAGATCAAAAGCAACCTGGAAAAGACACTGCTGGAAGATGGGATGAGATTTGATCTTCCGAAGTTGAAATTGGAAAGAGAACGTATCGATCTATTCCTGAAAGGGGAAGGTTTTTATAATTTTAATCCCGGTTTTTTAATCTTTGAAGCAGATACAAACCAATACGATAAGAAAAAATTTGATCTGTTTCTAAGGCTTAAAAAGGATGTGCCGGCAAAGTCTGTTATTCCATACAGGATCTCCAATGTAAATGTATATGCAAATTACAATGTAGATGAAGATAGCGTTACCAATAATTATAAGCGTTTTGAGGATAAAAACTACTTCCAGGATGAACTGTTTTTTAAACCAAAGTATTTAGACCCATATTTACTTATTGAAACTGGAGATAATTTTAGTCCGGAAGCCTCTAGAGCAACTAGTAGGAGATTGGGAACTATAGGTGCTTATAAATTTGTGAATATCAGGTATGATGAAGTAGATACTCTGGCCGTGGACAGTATTGGTCTTCTTGAAGCTAATATTTTTCTGTCACCACTAAAAAAGCGTGCAATCAAAGCAGAGCTGCAGGCCCTGACAAAATCTAACAATTTTGCAGGTCCGCATCTTGGAGTAACCTTTTCAAATAGAAACCTGTTCAAAGGTGGTGAGCGACTGGATATCTCAGCTAATTTTGGATATGAAGTTCAGCTTGGAGATGGCGGAATCCCAGGTAAAAATTCTTTGAATTTTGCACTAAGTAATGATCTGATTGTGCCACGTCTTCTTTTCCCTATTGAATTCAATAATAATTTCTTCAGATATGATATTCCGAAAACCAGGATAAGCCTGGGTGGAGATTATCTAAAGAGAGCTCAGTTATTCACCCTAACCAGCCTGAACGCTGCATTTGGTTATTTCTGGAATGCGAACAGGTATGTCACCCATGAATTAAATCCTATAGATCTTAACTTTATTAGACTCGGTAATGAAAGTGAAGAATTTGAAGAAATACTGAGGGAAAACCCTATTCTGGAAAGTAGTTTTGACCAGGAATTTATAGCTGGTCTCACTTATTCCTTTACTTATAATGGAATGATAGATACCAAGAAAAAACATGTATTCTTTCTTAATTCGAACTTTGATATTGCGGGTAATAGCATGAGCCTTATTGGTTCTGAAAATGAGGAAGGTAAAAATGAAGTTTTTGGACTGGATTATGCCCAATACGCTAAACTGGACATGGATTTTCGTTATCATTATAGATTTGACAATCAAAGTTTGATTGCTACCAGATTATTTGGTGGTTACGGGATTCCTTATGGAAATTCAGATGTAATGCCATTTAGTAAACAGTATTTTTCTGGTGGACCATATAGTGTTAGAGCTTTTAGAACCAGATCCTTAGGTCCAGGTACCTTTCAGGGTGTAGAGGACAGTGAGCAATATCGTGACCAATCCGGTAACATTAGAATTGAAGCCAACGCAGAATATAGATTTCCGATTGTCACTTATTTAAACGGTGCATTTTTCGTGGATGCTGGAAATGTATGGAATAGTAAATCTCAGGAAGAAACTGGTTTTGAACAAGGTCAATTTCAATCAGATTTTATCAATGAGCTAGGAATTGGGGCAGGAGCAGGTTTAAGAATAGATATCCAAAGTTTCGTGATAAGATTCGACCTTGCGTTTCCAATACATGATCCAAATGAGCCACAAGGTGAAAGATGGGTAAATGATTTTGGTAGCCCGGTGTTCAACTTCGCTATTGGATATCCTTTTTAA
- a CDS encoding translocation/assembly module TamB domain-containing protein, translating to MSTAKARFIKILKIIGKIFLGILILLILILLFVRSPWGQNIIKDKFISSIEEKSGAKIDLERIYIQFNGNIEVDDLYIEHPDGDTIIYSEHITANIPFMPLIKGNGFSLDALEARRVRANIIREDSITGFNYEVLMRAFTSDTTQTASTPADTTSSSMQISLGEFDLKDFDVDYIDKVSGIDTKAKFSELQLSFAETDLTNMAFVIEEAILNNAQVTYNQTKPFPPSEGETSPAPVFEIRKLNFSDVHASYNSSPDSLSADMKIKLLETSQSNFNLKDSIISSELLKLHDSDIILEIQQNTTSAITEEQENGATEAFAWPEWKINIDEIDLANNNILYRVNGAQVQKGTFNPDILDIKDLDLQASNISYAPENASLNISEFNFTEASGIEIDRFNLKADLTKDQIQLTDITFDGISNSLNGNVQLSYNDLNAFMKDPGNASLQADLSNINLDLGEFFSFQPDLRENEYLKNLAKSPVKGNLSINGKVDNLNLSNLNLRWRNTNIQGNGSIVNAQDPENLSFNLPNVRLSSTRKDLQNFVSEADLGMQIPEKISINGSFKGNMEKVSTNAKITTTDGNINVDGNFEFGDQIAFDAEVQGDGISLGRLLQNDALGDLQLDIKLTGSGNSVADLNASLDSTIDSFTYNGYEFRQIDITGELENGKGPVNLIYQDANLDMEAQLDVALDSVSPRVDFSLYLDGADLEALGITQKTIKAAFELQGWFEGNSSEYELEAEIIDGVAVYNNKAYLLGSFKADAFVRQDTTSVDINNRILNLDLKSNATPAAFSAAIDRHFKRYITENYQEDSIFNPVNMKMNAKISEAPIITEVFLLNLQKLDTVNIDVDFAESERRLDANIDVPFVNYFNSEIDSLKLDLRSNPQDLKFEFAFKELNTGPLAIKRTIIGGDVQSRKLNLEFTSVYDTTQVVHATSQLNFQGDTLQFHIDNKDLILNGNPWQIEDSNMLSFDTGYLNFQNFRLFREDQEMRISNDKTGVEKEHLSLDFKNFKLAALLSYLNPEEKLAQGQVNGNIVYEEPFGETGILADMEINKLSMLGVDMGTLSLQGNSSGFSQYDFEMAMKGGEIDLDLTGSYIAAEPSAKLDLNLDLNEIRMTALEGFSQGEIKNANGSFSGNFKLNGTLLEPVYEGNLQFDAASFNIAMLDSQFTLPNEQLDMDNQGVYFNNFEIVDAESNSIVVNGEVSTPTFLNPGFDLDVQAENFKLINSTEEDNDLFYGTAVVDVDAQIKGDLTLPKVTMNVDVRKSTNLTYVVPETELQMKERDGVVIFVNKENPNDILTETEEESYVVSGYDIFTRLTVNEGAKFNVIINQETGDIFQVQGEGDLIFNMYPNGRTALTGIYNINDGYYEMSLYNLVKRRFDIADGSRVSWAGDPFDAQLDVRAIYRIETAASGLLSSSLTAVDPEQEGMYRQEIPFLVYLNVDGDLMAPKISFGLDMPEDERGAIGGNVYNRVQQLNSQEQELNKQVFSLLVLNRFFPEGGSTGAGGGTMDVARDNLNSALSDQLNMLSSKVLGNSGLQLNFNLDSYTDYQGDNGPQDRTQLDISAQKAFLEDRLIVEVGSAVDIQGGNQAGQEASPVIGNVSISYLLDENGIWRLKGFSKSQYENVIDGQLVVSGISLIFTKEFNKFKNMFEKAVMEEVQKEKKEHEDSESSEGTESTEYEN from the coding sequence TTGAGCACAGCCAAAGCACGCTTTATCAAGATTTTAAAAATAATAGGGAAGATCTTTCTTGGGATTCTCATTTTATTAATTCTTATCCTTCTATTTGTAAGAAGTCCCTGGGGACAGAATATTATAAAAGACAAGTTTATATCCTCCATAGAAGAGAAGAGTGGAGCTAAGATCGATCTGGAAAGGATATATATTCAATTCAACGGAAATATTGAAGTTGATGATCTGTATATCGAACATCCAGATGGCGATACCATAATATATAGCGAACACATAACTGCGAATATCCCTTTTATGCCTTTAATAAAGGGAAATGGATTCAGTCTCGACGCTTTGGAAGCTCGACGTGTTCGGGCCAATATTATTCGGGAAGATTCTATTACAGGATTTAACTATGAAGTACTAATGAGGGCATTTACTTCAGATACTACACAAACTGCAAGCACCCCGGCAGACACGACTAGTTCAAGTATGCAGATATCTCTTGGGGAATTTGATCTAAAAGATTTTGATGTTGATTATATAGATAAGGTGAGTGGTATAGATACCAAGGCAAAATTTAGTGAACTCCAGCTTTCTTTTGCTGAAACAGATCTTACCAACATGGCTTTTGTTATTGAGGAAGCTATTTTAAATAATGCGCAGGTCACCTATAATCAAACGAAACCTTTTCCTCCTTCTGAAGGTGAAACAAGTCCCGCACCTGTTTTTGAAATTAGAAAACTGAATTTTAGTGATGTTCATGCCAGTTACAATTCCAGTCCCGATTCTCTCTCAGCAGATATGAAAATTAAATTGCTGGAAACAAGTCAGTCAAATTTTAATCTAAAGGATAGCATTATCTCTTCTGAATTGCTGAAACTTCATGATTCAGATATCATACTTGAAATACAGCAAAATACTACTTCAGCAATAACAGAAGAGCAGGAGAATGGTGCGACTGAAGCTTTTGCTTGGCCGGAATGGAAGATTAATATTGACGAAATAGACCTTGCTAATAATAACATTCTCTACCGCGTGAATGGAGCTCAGGTACAAAAAGGAACTTTTAACCCTGATATTTTGGATATTAAAGATCTTGACTTACAAGCCTCTAATATTTCTTATGCGCCCGAAAATGCGAGTTTAAATATTTCAGAATTTAATTTTACTGAAGCTTCTGGAATTGAGATAGATCGATTCAATCTTAAAGCAGATCTTACTAAAGATCAAATACAGCTCACAGATATAACTTTCGACGGAATTAGTAACAGTTTAAACGGAAATGTTCAGCTTAGCTATAATGACCTGAATGCATTTATGAAAGATCCAGGAAATGCCAGTCTGCAGGCTGATCTTTCAAACATAAATCTGGACCTTGGCGAATTTTTCAGCTTCCAGCCAGATTTAAGAGAGAACGAGTATTTGAAGAATCTTGCTAAATCACCAGTAAAAGGAAATCTTTCCATTAATGGTAAAGTCGATAATCTAAACCTTTCTAATTTAAACCTACGTTGGAGAAATACAAACATTCAGGGTAATGGAAGTATCGTAAATGCGCAGGACCCAGAAAACTTAAGTTTTAATCTTCCAAATGTAAGACTTTCGTCAACTAGAAAAGATCTTCAAAACTTTGTAAGTGAAGCTGATCTTGGGATGCAAATTCCAGAAAAGATCAGTATCAATGGTAGTTTTAAAGGTAATATGGAAAAGGTTAGCACAAATGCCAAGATCACTACAACCGATGGGAATATTAACGTGGATGGAAACTTTGAATTCGGGGATCAGATCGCTTTTGATGCAGAAGTTCAGGGTGATGGAATATCTTTAGGCAGGTTACTTCAAAATGATGCTCTGGGTGATCTGCAATTAGACATAAAACTTACCGGAAGTGGAAATTCTGTAGCAGACCTTAATGCGAGTCTTGATTCTACGATAGATAGTTTTACTTATAATGGATACGAGTTCAGGCAGATCGATATAACCGGGGAACTCGAAAACGGAAAAGGACCAGTCAATTTGATATATCAGGATGCAAATCTCGACATGGAAGCTCAATTGGATGTTGCTCTTGATTCTGTTTCTCCAAGAGTAGATTTTAGTTTATACCTGGATGGTGCAGATCTGGAGGCTCTGGGAATCACCCAAAAAACGATCAAAGCCGCATTTGAATTACAGGGCTGGTTTGAAGGAAATTCTTCGGAATATGAACTTGAAGCAGAAATAATCGACGGAGTAGCGGTTTATAATAACAAAGCTTATTTATTAGGTAGTTTTAAAGCAGATGCATTTGTAAGACAGGATACTACTTCCGTAGACATTAATAACAGAATCCTGAACTTAGACCTCAAATCTAACGCAACACCTGCAGCTTTTTCAGCAGCCATAGACCGACATTTCAAGAGATATATTACGGAAAATTATCAGGAGGACTCTATTTTCAATCCTGTTAATATGAAGATGAATGCTAAGATAAGTGAAGCACCAATAATAACAGAAGTCTTCCTTCTTAATCTACAAAAACTGGATACGGTTAATATTGATGTGGACTTTGCAGAATCTGAAAGAAGGTTGGATGCCAATATCGATGTGCCATTTGTGAATTACTTCAATAGTGAGATCGATAGTTTAAAACTGGATCTTAGATCCAATCCACAGGATCTAAAATTCGAGTTCGCATTTAAAGAATTAAATACCGGTCCGCTGGCTATAAAGCGTACCATAATTGGAGGTGATGTTCAGAGTAGAAAATTGAATCTTGAATTCACCTCGGTTTATGACACTACCCAGGTTGTTCACGCTACTTCACAGTTGAATTTCCAGGGTGATACCTTGCAATTTCATATCGATAATAAAGACCTGATTTTAAATGGTAATCCGTGGCAAATAGAGGATTCTAATATGCTAAGCTTTGATACAGGTTACCTGAATTTCCAAAACTTCAGATTGTTTAGAGAAGACCAGGAAATGCGTATAAGTAACGATAAAACTGGTGTTGAAAAAGAACATCTGAGCCTTGACTTTAAAAACTTTAAGTTGGCTGCACTGCTAAGTTATTTGAATCCAGAAGAGAAGCTGGCACAGGGTCAGGTGAATGGGAACATCGTATATGAAGAACCTTTTGGAGAGACCGGTATCCTGGCAGACATGGAGATCAACAAATTATCCATGCTAGGCGTGGATATGGGAACTCTAAGTTTACAGGGGAACTCTTCTGGATTTAGTCAGTATGACTTCGAAATGGCGATGAAGGGTGGGGAGATCGACCTGGATCTTACCGGGTCTTATATCGCTGCTGAACCTTCAGCAAAATTGGATCTAAATCTTGATCTTAATGAAATTCGCATGACTGCCCTGGAAGGTTTTTCTCAGGGAGAGATCAAAAATGCCAATGGAAGCTTCAGTGGAAATTTTAAACTTAATGGGACTTTACTAGAGCCAGTTTATGAGGGAAACCTGCAATTTGATGCTGCTTCCTTTAACATTGCCATGCTAGATTCTCAGTTTACTTTGCCAAATGAGCAGCTTGATATGGATAATCAGGGTGTGTATTTCAATAATTTTGAGATCGTTGATGCTGAAAGTAATTCAATCGTGGTCAATGGAGAAGTAAGTACGCCAACTTTCTTAAACCCAGGATTTGATCTAGATGTTCAGGCAGAAAACTTTAAACTCATTAATTCTACGGAAGAGGATAATGACCTTTTCTACGGAACTGCGGTTGTTGATGTGGATGCTCAAATTAAGGGTGATCTTACTCTACCAAAAGTTACTATGAATGTTGATGTACGAAAAAGTACAAATCTTACGTATGTAGTACCAGAAACCGAACTTCAAATGAAGGAAAGGGATGGGGTCGTTATTTTTGTGAATAAGGAAAACCCGAACGATATTCTAACTGAAACTGAAGAAGAAAGCTATGTAGTTTCTGGTTATGATATCTTTACCAGATTAACTGTAAATGAAGGAGCTAAGTTCAATGTGATTATCAACCAGGAAACTGGTGATATTTTCCAGGTTCAGGGAGAAGGAGATCTAATCTTTAATATGTATCCAAACGGTAGAACTGCTCTTACGGGAATTTACAATATCAACGATGGTTACTATGAAATGAGTCTCTATAACCTTGTTAAACGACGATTCGATATAGCTGATGGTAGTCGTGTATCCTGGGCAGGAGATCCATTTGATGCCCAACTTGATGTAAGAGCAATATATCGAATAGAAACTGCAGCATCAGGCTTATTGTCGTCAAGTTTAACCGCTGTAGACCCAGAACAGGAAGGAATGTATAGACAAGAAATTCCTTTCCTGGTTTATCTAAACGTAGACGGAGATCTTATGGCTCCAAAAATTTCCTTTGGATTAGATATGCCAGAAGATGAACGTGGTGCAATCGGCGGAAATGTATATAACAGAGTTCAGCAATTGAACAGCCAGGAACAGGAGTTAAATAAACAAGTATTTTCATTACTGGTTCTAAACAGGTTCTTTCCGGAAGGTGGAAGTACAGGTGCCGGTGGTGGTACCATGGATGTTGCCAGAGATAACCTGAATAGTGCTTTATCTGACCAGTTAAACATGTTATCAAGCAAAGTACTTGGTAACAGCGGACTGCAATTGAACTTTAATCTTGATAGTTATACAGATTACCAGGGTGACAACGGGCCTCAGGATCGTACGCAATTAGATATTAGTGCTCAGAAAGCATTTCTTGAAGACAGGTTGATCGTAGAAGTGGGAAGTGCCGTAGACATTCAGGGAGGAAACCAGGCAGGGCAGGAAGCAAGCCCGGTTATAGGAAATGTAAGTATTTCCTACCTTCTTGATGAGAATGGTATCTGGAGATTGAAAGGTTTCAGTAAAAGTCAGTATGAAAATGTGATTGACGGGCAGTTAGTGGTGAGTGGTATTTCCTTAATTTTCACCAAAGAATTCAACAAGTTCAAGAACATGTTTGAAAAGGCGGTGATGGAAGAAGTTCAAAAGGAAAAGAAAGAACACGAAGACTCAGAAAGTTCAGAAGGTACAGAAAGCACAGAATATGAAAATTAG
- a CDS encoding OmpA/MotB family protein, translating to MRKVITATVLTAGLLTSCVSKKKYVELEGQLNDTRSTLQKTQVEKEEIEEKYARIEERVADYNSKINSLRTENEGMMEMNDLTVMSKKTKEKMKTTIAKIDPEKVKGAETLEDSINLAVSYNLKQNISEGADADDIDINVDETVVMINVSDKLLFGSGSYRVTKEAQPLLKKLAEVINSEPAMEVMIEGHTDDRTMVKESYLQDNWDLSVRRATSIVRILQDKYNVDPSKLIAAGRSSYQPLVDNTNKDNMAKNRRTRIVIIPNLDKFFAMLESEGTMADTE from the coding sequence ATGAGAAAAGTAATCACAGCTACCGTATTAACCGCAGGTCTTTTGACCTCATGTGTTTCTAAAAAAAAATATGTTGAATTAGAAGGACAACTTAATGATACAAGAAGTACACTTCAAAAAACGCAGGTTGAGAAAGAAGAAATTGAAGAAAAGTATGCACGTATAGAAGAACGTGTTGCTGATTATAATTCCAAGATCAATTCTCTTAGAACCGAGAATGAAGGAATGATGGAAATGAATGATCTCACCGTTATGTCCAAGAAGACAAAAGAGAAAATGAAAACAACAATTGCTAAAATCGATCCTGAAAAGGTTAAAGGTGCAGAAACTTTAGAGGATAGTATCAACCTTGCAGTTTCTTATAATCTTAAGCAGAATATATCTGAAGGAGCTGATGCAGATGATATAGATATTAATGTAGATGAAACTGTTGTGATGATCAATGTTTCAGATAAATTATTGTTTGGTAGCGGAAGTTACAGAGTTACAAAGGAAGCTCAGCCACTACTTAAAAAATTAGCTGAAGTAATCAATAGCGAACCAGCTATGGAAGTTATGATCGAAGGTCATACTGATGATAGAACTATGGTAAAAGAATCCTATCTTCAGGATAACTGGGATTTAAGTGTTCGAAGAGCAACTTCTATTGTGCGAATTCTACAGGATAAGTATAATGTAGATCCTTCAAAATTAATCGCTGCCGGAAGAAGTAGTTACCAACCTTTAGTTGATAATACTAATAAGGACAATATGGCTAAAAACAGAAGAACCCGAATCGTAATTATCCCTAATCTGGATAAATTCTTCGCGATGCTGGAATCGGAAGGGACTATGGCTGACACTGAATAG